Proteins co-encoded in one Myripristis murdjan chromosome 4, fMyrMur1.1, whole genome shotgun sequence genomic window:
- the rorca gene encoding RAR-related orphan receptor C a: MRAQIEVIPCKICGDKSSGIHYGVITCEGCKGFFRRSQQNNAMYSCSRQRNCLIDRTNRNRCQHCRLQKCLALGMSRDAVKFGRMSKKQRDSLYAEVQKHQQSQECGGGGAREENGELVMHSRTHSRGSSGALSDLDDITTLPEGLLFDLPLTPEGAGGEYCNLEMLGGSAGSSSSSQSSPEQTNLDFVDGNHSIKHEYQLLHDSGLFSHAIINPMPEGCSLLEIERITQSVVKSHIETSQYSTEELKRLAWTLYSPEEIRSYQTKSAEVMWQQCAIHITNAIQYVVEFAKRITGFMDLCQNDQIILLKAGCMDVLLIRMCRAYNPINNTLLFDGKFASPQLFKALGCDDLVSAVFDLAKSLSRIQMSEEEMALFSAAVLLSPDRPWLTDTQKIQKLQEKVYMALQRCLQRDGSSEEKLAKMVSKLPVMKSICNLHIDKLEFFRLVHPETAYTFPPLYREVFGSEITFPDSTEG; encoded by the exons GGTTTCTTTCGGCGCAGCCAGCAGAACAATGCTATGTATTCCTGCTCACGGCAGAGGAACTGTCTAATTGACCGGACCAACCGTAACCGCTGTCAGCACTGCCGGCTGCAGAAATGCCTTGCTCTGGGCATGAGCCGTGATG CGGTGAAATTTGGTCGTATGTCCAAAAAGCAGCGTGACAGCCTGTACGCTGAGGTCCAGAAGCACCAGCAGTCCCAAGAATGTGGGGGGGGCGGTGCGCGTGAGGAAAACGGTGAGTTGGTCATGCACAGCCGCACCCACAGTCGAGGCTCCAGCGGTGCGCTTAGTGACCTGGACGACATCACTACGCTGCCGGAGGGCTTGCTTTTTGACCTGCCCCTGACCCCCGAGGGTGCAGGTGGAGAGTACTGTAACCTGGAGATGCTGGGCGGCAGTGCAGGCAGCAGCTCATCCTCCCAGAGCTCACCAGAACAGACCAACTTGGATTTCGTAGACGGCAATCACAGCATCAAGCATGAGTACCAACTGCTGCATGACTCTGGACTCTTCTCACATGCCATTATCAACCCCATGCCCGAAGGCTGCTCCCTTCTTGAGATAG AGCGTATAACCCAGAGTGTGGTGAAGTCCCATATTGAGACCAGCCAATACagcacagaggagctgaagagaTTGGCATGGACCCTGTACAGCCCTGAAGAGATACGCTCATACCAGACCAAG tctgcTGAGGTGATGTGGCAACAGTGTGCCATTCACATCACCAATGCAATCCAGTATGTGGTAGAGTTTGCCAAGCGCATCACAGGCTTCATGGACCTCTGTCAGAATGATCAGATTATCCTCCTCAAAGCAG GCTGCATGGACGTTCTCCTCATCCGTATGTGCCGGGCTTACAACCCCATCAACAATACACTGCTCTTTGATGGAAAGTTTGCGAGTCCTCAACTCTTCAAAGCTCTTG GCTGTGATGACCTTGTGAGTGCAGTGTTTGATTTGGCCAAAAGCCTGAGCCGTATTCAGATGTCTGAAGAAGAGATGGCTCTGTTCAGcgctgctgtgctgctctcGCCAG ACCGACCCTGGCTGACAGACACCCAGAAGATACAGAAGCTGCAGGAGAAGGTCTACATGGCTCTGCAGCGCTGCCTACAAAGAGATGGCTCATCAGAGGAGAAACTGGCTAAG ATGGTGTCTAAGCTTCCTGTAATGAAGTCCATTTGCAACCTCCACATCGACAAACTGGAGTTTTTCCGTCTTGTTCACCCCGAGACAGCATACACCTTCCCCCCTCTCTATCGGGAGGTTTTTGGTAGTGAAATCACCTTCCCAGACTCCACTGAGGGCTAA